The Henckelia pumila isolate YLH828 chromosome 2, ASM3356847v2, whole genome shotgun sequence genome includes a window with the following:
- the LOC140877887 gene encoding uncharacterized protein — MPFSGDQYFHTSRNRLIHDELRFDRRSLSEEHDNLLNNLNSEQRHVYDTVMNAVHSNKGGVFFVYGYGGTGKIFVWNTLSAFLRSKGEIVLNVASSGIASLLLPGGRTAHSRFAIPFNPNEESTCNIKQESPLAELIEKSKLIIWDEAPMMHKFCFEALDKRMKDIMRFVNPSSLQLPFGGKTVVLGGDFRQVLPVIPRGSRQDIVLATINSSYIWRHCTVLRLTKNMRLQNLGSDEECAKTKQFSDWIANIGDGKTGEQNDGYATIDIPDDFLLKYCNDPIASIVESTFPSSDISIGNTAYFQQRCILAPTLDVVQSIN; from the coding sequence ATGCCATTTTCGGGCGATCAATATTTTCATACTTCACGGAACAGATTAATACATGATGAGTTGCGGTTTGATAGAAGATCTTTATCAGAAGAACATGATAATCTCCTTAATAACTTGAACTCTGAGCAACGTCATGTATATGATACGGTGATGAATGCAGTTCATTCAAATAAGGGAGGGGTTTTTTTTGTATATGGATATGGAggtactggaaaaatatttgtCTGGAATACTCTATCTGCATTCTTGAGATCGAAGGGAGAGATTGTGTTGAATGTGGCATCCAGTGGTATTGCGTCTCTTCTTCTGCCTGGTGGAAGAACAGCTCATTCACGCTTTGCGATTCCATTTAATCCCAATGAGGAatcaacatgcaatatcaaacaagAAAGTCCTCTTGCGGAGCTTATTGAAAAATCTAAGCTTATCATTTGGGATGAAGCTCCAAtgatgcataagttctgttttgAAGCTTTAGATAAAAGAATGAAAGATATAATGCGATTTGTCAATCCTTCAAGCCTTCAGTTGCCATTTGGGGGAAAAACTGTTGTTTTGGGTGGCGATTTTCGTCAAGTATTACCTGTTATTCCAAGAGGTAGTAGGCAAGATATTGTTCTCGCGACCATAAATTCTTCGTATATCTGGAGGCACTGCACGGTTTTGAGATTGACGAAAAACATGCGACTACAAAATTTAGGTTCTGATGAAGAATGTGCTAAAACAAAGCAATTTTCTGATTGGATTGCTAACATAGGAGATGGAAAAACCGGAGAACAAAATGATGGTTATGCGACAATCGATATTCCTGATGACTTTTTGCTGAAATATTGTAATGATCCTATTGCATCGATAGTCGAGAGTACATTTCCATCATCGGACATTTCTATTGGTAATACTGCATATTTTCAGCAGAGATGTATTTTGGCACCGACTCTTGATGTCGTTCAATCCATAAATTAA